Proteins from one Paenibacillus amylolyticus genomic window:
- the codB gene encoding cytosine permease → MSKQDQEFSWQAVPKSQRNHFWKTLSVMLGFTFFSASMLAGGTLGVSLTFMEFIGIVLAGNLVLGIYTGALAHIAAKTGLSTHLLAKYAFGAKGSYLPSFLLGFTQVGWFGVGVAMFAIPVAKAMDWNVYLLIIIFGLAMTASAIFGMKSLVILGYIAVPAIAILGGYSMFEGAGSLGGLQGLLEYTPTQTLTAAAALTICIGSFISGGTLTPDFARFSRTSKQAVTATVIAFFLGNSLMFLFGAVGAMAYNLADISEVMFLQGLIIPAIVVLGLNIWTTNDNALYASGLGFANITKISKKFFVIVNGIVGTVFAMWMYNNFVSFLNVLGAAVPSIGAIIIADYFIVKRRNYKPFADMSFKNVNWVAMVAWAIGVAFAQLAPGVTPLNALLGTAVAYIILMLIVPAKESKEMGKINDYTERKIAG, encoded by the coding sequence ATGAGCAAACAAGATCAAGAATTTTCATGGCAGGCTGTGCCGAAATCGCAAAGAAACCATTTTTGGAAGACGTTATCCGTCATGCTCGGTTTCACCTTTTTCTCAGCAAGCATGCTGGCAGGAGGCACATTGGGCGTCAGCTTGACGTTCATGGAGTTCATTGGCATCGTGCTTGCGGGCAATCTGGTGCTTGGTATCTACACAGGGGCACTGGCGCATATCGCTGCCAAAACAGGCCTGTCCACACATTTGCTCGCTAAATATGCATTCGGTGCAAAAGGGTCATATCTGCCTTCGTTCCTGCTAGGCTTCACACAGGTCGGATGGTTCGGAGTCGGTGTAGCCATGTTCGCCATTCCAGTCGCGAAAGCGATGGATTGGAACGTGTATCTGTTGATCATCATTTTTGGACTTGCCATGACGGCATCAGCCATCTTCGGCATGAAGTCACTCGTCATTCTCGGGTATATCGCAGTTCCCGCGATTGCCATTCTCGGTGGTTACTCCATGTTCGAAGGTGCAGGATCGCTGGGCGGTCTGCAGGGGTTGCTTGAATATACGCCGACACAGACACTTACCGCGGCGGCCGCTTTGACGATCTGTATCGGATCATTCATAAGTGGCGGAACATTGACTCCCGATTTTGCCCGGTTTTCCCGGACATCCAAACAGGCAGTTACCGCAACAGTTATTGCATTTTTCCTCGGTAACTCACTCATGTTTCTGTTCGGTGCTGTTGGGGCAATGGCCTATAACCTGGCCGATATCTCGGAGGTCATGTTCCTGCAGGGATTGATCATCCCGGCGATTGTCGTTCTGGGTCTGAATATCTGGACGACCAATGATAATGCATTGTACGCTTCTGGCCTTGGTTTTGCGAACATCACCAAAATTTCGAAGAAATTCTTCGTTATCGTTAACGGCATCGTCGGTACCGTATTCGCGATGTGGATGTACAACAATTTCGTCAGTTTCCTGAACGTACTGGGTGCGGCGGTACCGTCCATCGGGGCTATTATTATCGCAGATTATTTCATTGTAAAACGTAGAAACTACAAGCCTTTTGCCGACATGTCTTTCAAAAATGTAAACTGGGTAGCGATGGTGGCATGGGCCATCGGCGTGGCATTCGCCCAACTGGCTCCTGGCGTAACACCACTTAACGCACTGCTTGGTACAGCAGTGGCCTATATCATCTTGATGCTGATTGTTCCTGCCAAAGAATCCAAAGAAATGGGGAAAATAAATGATTATACAGAACGCAAAATTGCGGGGTAA
- a CDS encoding cytosine deaminase, with amino-acid sequence MIIQNAKLRGKEGLWNIVVKDGKFERVTQSLEVSENEEMLDVNGSLVLPPFIEPHIHLDTTLTAGEPEWNLSGTLFEGIQRWSERKVSLTLEDVKTRSKTALKWQLAQGIQHVRTHVDVTDPSLIAVKAMLEVKEEMAPYMDIQLVAFPQEGIHSYPNGAELLEESLKMGVDVVGGIPHFEFTREYGVDSMKVAFDLAEKYDRLIDIHCDEIDDEQSRFVEVVAKEAYERGLGSRTTASHTTAMGSYNDAYTYKLFRLLKMADLNFVSNPLVNIHLQGRFDTYPKRRGLTRVKELQEAGLNVCFGHDDIFDPWYPLGTGNMLQVLHMGIHASQLLGYDQIVNSIDLITKNSARTLHIEDVYGIEEGKPANFIVLEAENEYEAVRKQAGVLYSFRGGRKIAETKPRDTSIILEGGSEKVTFNK; translated from the coding sequence ATGATTATACAGAACGCAAAATTGCGGGGTAAAGAAGGACTATGGAATATCGTAGTGAAAGACGGGAAATTCGAACGAGTCACACAATCCCTTGAAGTGTCTGAAAATGAGGAAATGCTCGATGTCAACGGATCGCTTGTGCTGCCACCGTTCATTGAACCACATATTCATCTCGATACAACGCTGACAGCTGGGGAGCCGGAGTGGAATCTGAGCGGAACGCTGTTCGAAGGCATTCAACGCTGGTCAGAACGCAAGGTATCCCTGACGCTTGAGGATGTGAAAACTCGCTCCAAAACGGCACTTAAGTGGCAATTGGCACAGGGCATCCAGCATGTACGGACACATGTGGACGTTACCGATCCAAGCTTGATCGCTGTTAAAGCGATGCTTGAAGTCAAAGAAGAAATGGCTCCATATATGGACATTCAGCTTGTTGCTTTCCCACAGGAGGGCATTCATTCTTATCCAAACGGAGCAGAATTGCTGGAAGAGTCACTGAAAATGGGTGTTGATGTGGTCGGGGGCATTCCACACTTCGAATTCACGCGGGAATACGGCGTTGATTCAATGAAAGTTGCGTTTGATCTGGCTGAGAAATACGATCGTCTGATCGATATCCATTGTGATGAAATTGATGACGAGCAATCCCGTTTTGTTGAAGTGGTTGCCAAGGAAGCGTACGAACGTGGACTGGGTTCACGTACAACGGCTAGCCACACAACAGCGATGGGCTCATATAATGACGCTTATACGTATAAGTTGTTCCGTCTGCTGAAGATGGCTGATCTGAACTTTGTCTCGAATCCGCTGGTTAACATTCACTTGCAAGGACGTTTTGATACGTATCCTAAGAGAAGAGGACTGACGCGTGTCAAAGAACTGCAGGAAGCGGGTCTGAATGTATGCTTTGGTCACGATGACATCTTCGATCCGTGGTATCCGCTTGGTACGGGCAACATGCTGCAAGTACTGCATATGGGGATTCATGCTTCGCAGTTGCTTGGTTACGATCAGATCGTCAATTCAATCGACCTCATTACCAAAAACAGCGCAAGAACGCTGCACATTGAGGATGTATACGGTATTGAAGAAGGCAAACCTGCCAACTTTATCGTACTTGAAGCAGAGAACGAGTATGAGGCTGTTCGCAAACAAGCCGGCGTCCTTTATTCCTTCAGAGGTGGGCGTAAAATTGCGGAAACCAAGCCGCGGGACACATCCATCATTTTGGAGGGTGGATCTGAGAAAGTTACTTTCAATAAATAA